The following proteins come from a genomic window of Aspergillus luchuensis IFO 4308 DNA, chromosome 3, nearly complete sequence:
- a CDS encoding uncharacterized protein (COG:S;~EggNog:ENOG410Q2G7;~InterPro:IPR000182,IPR016181;~PFAM:PF00583;~go_function: GO:0008080 - N-acetyltransferase activity [Evidence IEA]): MICTLTPINLYNPSEYATLQHQRRICGWDYSDESILAWREKQDADLKTFFWIILPGKSGDEPIRAGHISLDAYASPPDPGLAQADHSVLTIQTFFILPEYRTGGVGRRAMQLVEEMAVNDPRCQTVTVNALSKEYIENEEKRAFLESMNAVPEFAAVLWYERLGYVRWKTEPRYPYKLPQGEGMYEADFMRKQLR; encoded by the coding sequence ATGATCTGCACATTAACCCCAATCAACCTCTACAACCCCTCGGAATATGCCacccttcaacatcaacgCCGCATCTGCGGCTGGGACTATAGCGACGAGAGCATCCTCGCCTGGCGTGAGAAACAAGACGCCGACTTGAAAACATTCTTCTGGATTATCCTCCCCGGCAAGAGTGGTGACGAACCCATTCGCGCCGGTCACATCTCGCTCGACGCATACGCATCCCCGCCTGATCCGGGGCTTGCGCAGGCCGATCACTCTGTCTTGACCATTCAAACGTTCTTCATTCTGCCAGAGTACCGGACCGGTGGTGTCGGCCGTCGAGCTATGCAGTTAGTGGAGGAAATGGCGGTGAATGATCCGCGGTGTCAGACTGTTACTGTCAATGCGTTGAGTAAAGAGTACATTGAAAATGAGGAGAAACGAGCATTCCTTGAATCAATGAACGCGGTACCGGAGTTTGCGGCGGTGTTGTGGTATGAGAGGTTAGGATACGTGCGGTGGAAGACGGAGCCGAGGTACCCGTACAAGTTGCCTCAGGGAGAGGGCATGTACGAGGCAGACTTCATGAGGAAGCAACTGCGGTAG
- a CDS encoding shikimate dehydrogenase family protein (COG:E;~EggNog:ENOG410Q0BE;~InterPro:IPR006151,IPR036291,IPR041121,IPR013708;~PFAM:PF08501,PF01488,PF18317;~go_function: GO:0004764 - shikimate 3-dehydrogenase (NADP+) activity [Evidence IEA];~go_process: GO:0055114 - oxidation-reduction process [Evidence IEA]) produces MTQPLVFHIFGGPNIRASLSPTIHNAAFTHHHLPYTYTIAECASLSEVSQLITSPSFGGASITMPHKLTAFEHCTEVSGSARAIGAINTLLTTRFPNGNGTVKVKGDNTDWSGLYTLIIDYLSQQGIHSGKGTGKVGLVIGAGGAARAAVYALLQAGFSTIIIWNRTVGKAEDIVRDFDTLKCGGNEVHMRAVGDLDSIGNVDVIIGTIPGDAKTEDDCEGLFKGSKIGLCVEMAYKPKVTPLMKVAERRGWVVRDGLEVLLRQGFEQYRLWTGLDAPEGVMREAIGENGVKSKV; encoded by the coding sequence ATGACGCAGCCCCTTgtcttccacatcttcgGCGGCCCCAACATCCGCGCCTCCTTATCCCCGACAATACACAACGCCGCCttcacccaccaccacctcccatACACCTACACCATCGCAGAATGCGCTTCCTTATCAGAAGTATCTCAGCTCATCACTTCACCCTCCTTTGGCGGTGCCAGCATCACCATGCCCCATAAACTCACTGCCTTCGAACACTGTACTGAAGTGAGCGGTTCAGCGCGTGCCATTGGAGCCATCAACaccctacttactacccGATTCCCGAACGGGAACGGAACAGTTAAAGTAAAAGGCGACAACACAGACTGGTCTGGTCTCTacaccctcatcatcgactACTTATCCCAGCAAGGCATACATTCCGGTAAAGGGACCGGCAAAGTAGGCCTCGTCATTGGGGCAGGGGGTGCCGCGAGAGCAGCTGTGTATGCGCTCTTACAGGCTGGGTTCTCGACGATAATTATTTGGAATCGGACTGTCGGGAAGGCAGAGGATATTGTTAGGGATTTTGATACTCTCAAGTGTGGGGGTAATGAAGTTCATATGAGGGCTGTTGGGGATCTGGATAGCATTGGAAATGTGGATGTGATTATTGGGACTATTCCAGGGGATGCTAAGACGGAAGATGACTGTGAAGGGCTGTTTAAGGGATCGAAGATAGGGTTGTGTGTGGAGATGGCGTATAAGCCGAAAGTTACTCCCCTGATGAAGGTTGCGGAGAGGCGTGGGTGGGTGGTCCGCGATGGAttggaggtgttgttgaggcAGGGCTTTGAGCAATATCGGTTGTGGACGGGGTTGGATGCCCCGGAGGGGGTGATGAGGGAGGCGATTGGGGAGAATGGAGTGAAATCGAAGGTTTGA
- a CDS encoding putative pathogenesis associated protein Pep2 (COG:S;~EggNog:ENOG410PUNC;~InterPro:IPR037401,IPR032710;~PFAM:PF13577): MPDLHTLPPNSRPQHAIRNNGPHHLAIERYLLRELAEGWPCYRDACEWENFRSIFHPEAHVYTTWTGLTHHDAFITASQAGMDKGAFIMHRVHGSTTDINPEGTRAVTKMKATITQRFSEVECVSGGTCEVDAESDCRFIFFWEKFGSEYGDLEGQWRARFVRHWYEKDKLVLVTPDRVPVIDHERLKEYPVGYRHLAYLQEETMGVKVLRDLPGHRREKVTGSVNGEKHDLLYWQAKEWVEGGNVEWA, encoded by the coding sequence ATGCCCGACCTGCACACCCTTCCCCCCAACTCCCGCCCCCAGCATGCCATCCGGAACAACGGCCCCCATCACCTGGCAATAGAGCGGTACCTCCTACGCGAACTCGCCGAAGGCTGGCCGTGCTATCGCGACGCCTGCGAATGGGAGAACTTCCGGTCAATCTTCCACCCCGAAGCGCATGTGTACACGACGTGGACGGGCCTCACGCACCACGATGCATTCATCACAGCCTCGCAGGCGGGGATGGACAAGGGCGCATTCATCATGCATCGCGTGCACGGCAGCACCACAGATATCAACCCTGAAGGAACCCGCGCCGTTACCAAGATGAAGGCCACTATTACGCAGCGGTTCAGTGAGGTGGAGTGTGTGAGTGGGGGAACGTGTGAGGTGGATGCGGAGAGTGATTGTcggtttatttttttctgggAGAAGTTTGGTTCTGAGTATGGGGATTTGGAGGGTCAGTGGAGGGCGAGGTTCGTGAGGCATTGGTATGAGAAGGACAAATTGGTGCTTGTGACGCCGGATCGCGTGCCCGTGATTGATCATGAGAGGTTGAAGGAGTATCCGGTGGGGTATCGCCATTTGGCGTATTTGCAGGAGGAGACAATGGGGGTTAAGGTTCTTAGGGATTTGCCGGGACAtaggagggagaaggtgacGGGGAGTGTTAATGGTGAGAAGCATGATTTGTTGTATTGGCAGGCGAAGGAGTGGGTTGAGGGAGGGAATGTGGAGTGGGCTTGA
- a CDS encoding shikimate dehydrogenase family protein (COG:E;~EggNog:ENOG410PJVV;~InterPro:IPR036291,IPR013708;~PFAM:PF08501;~go_function: GO:0004764 - shikimate 3-dehydrogenase (NADP+) activity [Evidence IEA];~go_process: GO:0055114 - oxidation-reduction process [Evidence IEA]) gives MSATTTSDPRRYAYLVGIGVTHSIAPPMHTYAFNSMGYPWTFIAQECPTVEDAMTLFRQPTFAGGVVTMPYKRTIMEHLDGLDEYAVRLQACNNVYRAEDGTLRGTNTDWRGIKGCLLSADPEEKGRGKAAVIVGAGGACRAAVYALYAELGCTPIYVVNRDEEEVRVLREDTEKEYGEGLKMVHVERMEQVAGLLENAAPGYIVGTVPDAEPVTAEEKEVHRIVEAFLDAPTKGVLLDMCFKPRQTRFLKMARQRGWVTVEGTEVIGHQMPEQYRLWCGEEERQKLSLDGAWSVLRKAAEESPGINF, from the coding sequence AtgtccgccaccaccacctccgacccCCGGCGCTACGCCTACCTCGTCGGCATCGGGGTAACTCACTCCATCGCGCCCCCGATGCACACCTACGCCTTCAACAGCATGGGCTACCCATGGACCTTCATCGCGCAAGAGTGCCCGACCGTCGAAGACGCCATGACACTCTTCCGTCAGCCCACCTTCGCCGGCGGGGTGGTAACCATGCCCTACAAGCGCACCATCATGGAGCATCTCGACGGGCTAGACGAGTATGCTGTGCGCCTCCAAGCGTGCAATAATGTCTATCGCGCAGAGGATGGCACGCTACGTGGAACAAACACGGATTGGCGTGGAATCAAGGGATGCTTGCTATCTGCCGACccagaggagaaagggaggggtAAGGCCGCGGTGATTGTGGGCGCTGGGGGGGCGTGTCGCGCGGCGGTGTATGCCCTGTATGCGGAGTTGGGATGTACGCCTATTTATGTGGTGAAtcgggatgaggaagaggttagGGTGTTGAGGGAAGACACGGAGAAGGAGTAtggggaggggttgaagatggttcATGTTGAGAGGATGGAGCAGGTTGCAGGTTTGTTGGAGAATGCGGCGCCAGGGTATATCGTTGGGACGGTTCCTGATGCGGAGCCGGTGacagcggaggagaaggaagtgcATCGCATTGTGGAGGCGTTTTTGGATGCTCCTACTAAGGGGGTGTTGCTGGATATGTGCTTCAAGCCGAGACAAACGAGGTTTCTGAAGATGGCGCGACAGCGTGGGTGGGTTACGGTGGAGGGGACGGAGGTTATTGGACATCAGATGCCGGAGCAGTATCGGCTCTggtgcggggaagaagagaggcaGAAGTTGTCGCTGGATGGAGCGTGGTCTGTGCTGCGGAAGGCTGCAGAGGAGAGTCCGGGTATTAACTTCTAG